In one Melaminivora jejuensis genomic region, the following are encoded:
- a CDS encoding diguanylate cyclase domain-containing protein: protein MERLFPSNFAPDAYATGRHDPALVALSLAVAIASAALALYLAEQARRRPSGTVRRHTALASGAAALGLGVWAMHFIGMLALRLPVPVTYDLRLTMLSLLPSLAASWLALRLLVQRQVTLRQLLGSGALLGLGVALMHYSGMAAMLLDGGLHYDPLQFAISVTVALALATLALWLHFGFAGLGLAPLGARLAAAVVMGLAIAGMHYTAMGAARFTGLPALQVPTHITWQHPLALALTFTLAIVGVLLLLLNGLLRYRELFRQVHGNELRLRALVDTAVDAIITIDHRGIVQSANRSATRIFGWSEQDMVGRNVRMLMPEPFSSAHDGYLERYMATGEAHIIGIGREVIGLRKDGSTVALRLAVGRFGLRRRPLFVGFLTDLSALKQAQEQLRIAASVFHHSYEAIAILDAQRRIVDLNPGFERMSGFQRSECLERTLESFYEAVDFAAIWQAVEQHGHWQGELTMAGAKGRVLAQRASIAAVREEALPSSHSIAVLSDITASKAYEQRLERIALHDGLTGLPNRRLLADRLRQAIVRAQRQQQLLAVCYLDLDGFKQVNDQFGHDAGDQLLVEMARRIQGLLRAQDTLARLGGDEMALLLGDLDDAQDCQPVLERVLQLVNEPVTLDSSTARVSASIGISLYPLDADTPDLLLRRADQAMYQAKQAGKNRWQRFGAEARKGAGMISGFP from the coding sequence ATGGAGCGGCTCTTTCCTTCCAACTTCGCCCCGGACGCCTATGCCACCGGACGGCACGACCCGGCGCTGGTCGCGCTGTCCCTTGCCGTCGCGATCGCCTCGGCTGCCCTGGCCCTGTACCTGGCCGAGCAGGCGCGCCGCCGGCCATCGGGCACCGTGCGCCGGCACACGGCGCTGGCCAGCGGCGCCGCGGCCCTGGGCCTGGGCGTGTGGGCCATGCACTTCATCGGCATGCTGGCGCTGCGCCTGCCTGTGCCGGTGACTTACGACTTGCGCCTGACCATGCTGTCCCTGCTGCCGTCGCTGGCGGCGTCCTGGCTGGCGCTGCGCCTGCTGGTGCAGCGCCAGGTCACGCTGCGCCAACTGCTGGGCAGCGGCGCGCTGCTGGGCCTGGGCGTTGCGCTGATGCACTACAGCGGCATGGCAGCCATGCTGCTGGACGGTGGCCTGCACTACGACCCGCTGCAGTTCGCCATTTCCGTGACCGTGGCGCTGGCCCTGGCCACGCTGGCCCTGTGGCTGCATTTCGGCTTCGCAGGCCTGGGACTGGCGCCGCTGGGCGCGCGCCTGGCGGCAGCCGTGGTCATGGGGCTGGCCATCGCCGGGATGCACTACACCGCCATGGGCGCAGCGCGCTTCACCGGCCTGCCGGCGCTGCAGGTGCCCACGCACATCACCTGGCAGCATCCACTGGCCCTGGCGCTCACCTTCACCCTGGCCATCGTGGGCGTGCTGCTGCTGCTGCTCAACGGCCTGCTGCGCTACCGCGAACTGTTTCGCCAGGTACACGGCAACGAACTGCGCCTGCGCGCGCTGGTGGACACCGCCGTGGACGCCATCATCACCATCGACCACCGCGGCATCGTGCAAAGCGCCAACCGCTCGGCCACGCGCATCTTCGGCTGGAGCGAGCAGGACATGGTGGGGCGCAACGTGCGCATGTTGATGCCCGAGCCCTTCAGCAGTGCCCATGACGGCTACCTGGAGCGCTACATGGCCACCGGCGAGGCCCACATCATCGGCATCGGGCGCGAGGTCATCGGCCTGCGCAAGGACGGCAGCACCGTTGCGCTGCGCCTGGCGGTGGGCCGCTTCGGCCTGCGCCGCCGGCCGCTGTTCGTCGGCTTCCTGACCGACCTGAGCGCCCTCAAGCAGGCGCAGGAGCAGCTGCGCATCGCCGCCAGCGTGTTCCATCACAGCTACGAGGCCATCGCCATCCTGGACGCCCAGCGGCGCATCGTGGACTTGAACCCGGGCTTCGAGCGCATGAGCGGCTTCCAGCGCAGCGAATGCCTGGAGCGCACCCTGGAGAGCTTCTACGAAGCGGTGGATTTCGCCGCCATCTGGCAGGCCGTCGAGCAGCACGGGCACTGGCAGGGCGAGTTGACCATGGCCGGCGCCAAGGGCCGGGTGCTGGCGCAGCGCGCATCCATCGCGGCGGTGCGCGAGGAGGCACTGCCGTCGAGCCACAGCATTGCCGTGCTCAGCGACATCACGGCTTCCAAGGCCTACGAGCAAAGGCTCGAACGCATCGCGCTGCACGATGGCCTGACCGGGCTGCCCAACCGGCGCCTGCTGGCCGATCGCCTGCGCCAGGCCATCGTGCGCGCCCAGCGCCAGCAGCAGCTGCTGGCCGTGTGCTACCTGGATCTGGACGGCTTCAAGCAGGTCAACGACCAGTTCGGCCATGACGCCGGCGACCAGCTGCTGGTGGAGATGGCCCGGCGCATCCAGGGCCTGCTGCGGGCGCAGGACACCCTGGCGCGCCTGGGCGGCGACGAGATGGCACTGCTGCTGGGCGATCTGGACGATGCGCAGGACTGCCAGCCCGTGCTCGAACGGGTGCTGCAGCTGGTCAACGAGCCGGTGACGCTGGACAGCAGCACGGCCCGCGTGTCGGCCAGCATCGGCATCAGCCTCTACCCGCTCGATGCCGACACGCCCGATCTGTTGCTGCGCCGCGCCGACCAGGCCATGTACCAGGCCAAGCAGGCCGGCAAGAACCGCTGGCAGCGCTTTGGCGCCGAGGCCCGAAAGGGCGCAGGTATGATTTCGGGTTTTCCCTGA
- a CDS encoding UvrD-helicase domain-containing protein, whose amino-acid sequence MSYLQELTRKRRRGAAAPAAPAQPPTENLTAQQAALASSTPSGIVQVNAYAGTGKTASLCALAYQQASLNCLYLAFNKSAQQDAAKRFGPNTRCVTVHGLAFGSYGKRYAHKLGEPRSTDIIRLMGLPWNWGLAQVIIETIRAWCVSDWTVFPDTAKAIGGPVAGHPLFLAEAAGIAKQVWQRMCDPNDLMPMPHDGYLKLYQLSKPSIKCDLLMLDEAQDTNPVTWAIIQAQTCPVVIVGDRYQSIYKFRGAINAMEATRPTQSFPLTQSFRFGHRVAAIATELLTTFHHEMLPVEGLGPDTRIGEPPQGAAKAILARTNATVFLHAVDAIQQKKSLGLIGGVHSYGFDKLMDVNYLAQDQNEKIRDQFLRSFPSFEDFVNYSKEAKDIEAKRQIEIIFNYGGSLERLIEDIYKSTESNLSKAEVILGTAHKSKGLTLDHVVLADDFPELIDHEGIPLEPEELDRQEINLLYVAVTRTKHSLELNYETRRFLSECCMD is encoded by the coding sequence ATGTCCTACCTGCAAGAACTCACCCGCAAGCGCCGCCGAGGCGCAGCAGCTCCCGCCGCCCCTGCGCAACCCCCGACCGAAAACCTGACGGCGCAGCAGGCCGCCCTGGCAAGCAGCACACCATCAGGCATAGTCCAGGTCAACGCCTATGCCGGCACAGGCAAGACCGCTTCGCTGTGCGCCCTCGCCTATCAGCAAGCCAGCCTGAACTGCCTGTATCTGGCCTTCAACAAGTCCGCGCAACAAGACGCCGCCAAGCGTTTTGGCCCCAACACGCGATGCGTTACCGTACATGGGCTGGCCTTTGGCAGCTACGGCAAACGCTACGCCCACAAGCTGGGGGAGCCGCGCAGCACCGACATCATCCGGCTCATGGGGCTGCCCTGGAACTGGGGGCTGGCGCAGGTCATCATCGAAACCATTCGCGCCTGGTGCGTGAGCGACTGGACAGTGTTTCCCGATACCGCCAAGGCCATTGGCGGGCCTGTGGCCGGGCACCCTCTTTTCCTGGCCGAAGCTGCAGGGATTGCCAAGCAGGTATGGCAGCGCATGTGTGACCCCAACGACCTCATGCCGATGCCCCACGACGGCTACCTCAAGCTCTACCAACTGAGCAAGCCCAGCATCAAATGCGACTTGCTGATGCTCGACGAAGCCCAAGATACCAACCCTGTCACCTGGGCCATCATCCAGGCGCAGACCTGCCCAGTGGTCATCGTAGGCGACCGCTACCAGTCGATCTACAAGTTCCGTGGAGCCATCAACGCGATGGAGGCAACCCGGCCAACCCAGAGTTTTCCCCTGACACAAAGCTTTCGCTTTGGCCATCGCGTGGCCGCCATCGCCACCGAGCTGCTGACCACCTTCCACCACGAGATGCTACCCGTTGAAGGACTGGGGCCGGACACCCGCATTGGCGAGCCGCCGCAGGGCGCCGCAAAGGCCATCTTGGCACGCACGAACGCAACGGTTTTTCTTCATGCCGTCGATGCCATTCAACAAAAAAAGAGCCTGGGCCTGATCGGTGGAGTGCATTCCTACGGCTTCGACAAATTGATGGATGTGAATTATTTGGCACAAGATCAAAACGAAAAAATACGCGATCAATTCCTGCGGAGCTTTCCCAGCTTTGAGGATTTCGTCAATTACAGCAAGGAGGCCAAGGACATTGAAGCCAAGCGGCAAATTGAAATCATCTTCAATTACGGAGGCAGCCTTGAAAGACTGATCGAGGATATTTACAAGTCCACCGAAAGCAATTTGTCAAAGGCAGAAGTCATCCTGGGCACAGCGCACAAATCAAAAGGCTTGACGCTCGATCATGTTGTTCTGGCCGATGACTTTCCCGAACTCATCGACCACGAAGGCATCCCCCTGGAGCCAGAAGAATTGGATCGACAGGAAATCAATTTGCTGTACGTGGCGGTCACTCGGACTAAACACAGTCTGGAGCTGAATTACGAAACCCGGAGATTCCTCAGCGAGTGCTGCATGGATTAA
- a CDS encoding GntR family transcriptional regulator: MSAASAVSLTPRALYEQVAEELRQRIFRRELEPGSWIDELKIAEEFGISRTPLREALKVLAAEGLVTMKVRRGAYVTEMSDKDLRDVYHLLSLLERDAAASVATRATPAQLQELQALHEELAAATHDRERFFAINERIHMRLLDLADNRWLSQVVADLRKVMKLNRHNSLFKQGRIEQSLAEHATLMAALRARDPAATERAMRAHFASGLEAAG; the protein is encoded by the coding sequence ATGTCCGCCGCCTCTGCCGTCTCCCTGACCCCTCGCGCCCTGTATGAGCAGGTGGCGGAGGAGTTGCGCCAGCGCATCTTCCGGCGCGAGCTGGAGCCGGGCAGCTGGATCGACGAGCTCAAGATCGCCGAGGAATTCGGCATCAGCCGCACGCCGCTGCGCGAGGCGCTCAAGGTGCTGGCGGCAGAGGGCCTGGTGACCATGAAGGTGCGCCGCGGCGCCTACGTCACCGAGATGAGTGACAAGGACTTGCGCGACGTCTATCACCTGCTCAGCCTGCTGGAGCGTGACGCCGCCGCCAGCGTAGCCACCCGGGCAACGCCGGCGCAATTGCAGGAGTTGCAGGCCCTGCATGAGGAGCTGGCCGCTGCCACCCACGACCGCGAGCGCTTTTTCGCCATCAACGAGCGCATCCACATGCGGCTGCTGGATCTTGCCGACAACCGCTGGCTCAGCCAGGTGGTGGCCGATCTGCGCAAGGTCATGAAGCTCAACCGCCACAACTCGCTATTCAAGCAGGGGCGCATCGAGCAATCGCTGGCCGAGCACGCCACGCTCATGGCGGCGCTGCGCGCACGCGACCCTGCGGCCACCGAGAGGGCCATGCGGGCGCACTTCGCCAGCGGACTGGAGGCGGCAGGCTGA
- the meaB gene encoding methylmalonyl Co-A mutase-associated GTPase MeaB gives MSHPPLLEPLLHGSPPERRRAMAKAITLLESTRADHRAQADELLTALLPHTGRALRLGISGVPGVGKSTFIEALGLHLIREHGLKVAVLAIDPSSTVSGGSILGDKTRMEQLSNQQDAYIRPSPSGGTLGGVAEKTREAMLVCEAAGYDVVIVETVGVGQSEIAVHGMTDMFCVLQLPNAGDDLQAIKKGVMELADLVVINKADIDPHAAMRAQAQITSSLRLLAMHGNPDHDWKAGLVWRPKVITLSALKSEGVDEFWAVVSEFRAMQTGNGRLAARRERQALAWMWERIDFGLKAAFRQHPQVQALLPQLQQDVATGRIAASTAARNLLAAQSGQALTAID, from the coding sequence ATGAGCCATCCTCCCTTGCTCGAACCACTGCTGCATGGCTCGCCTCCAGAGCGCCGCCGCGCCATGGCCAAGGCCATCACCCTGCTCGAATCGACCCGCGCCGACCACCGTGCGCAGGCCGACGAGCTGCTCACGGCGCTGCTGCCGCACACGGGCCGTGCGCTGCGGCTGGGCATCAGCGGCGTGCCCGGTGTGGGCAAATCCACCTTCATCGAAGCGCTCGGGCTGCACCTGATCCGCGAACATGGCCTGAAGGTGGCGGTGCTGGCCATCGACCCCTCATCCACCGTCTCGGGCGGCTCCATCCTGGGCGACAAGACGCGCATGGAGCAGCTGTCCAACCAGCAGGACGCCTACATCCGCCCCAGTCCCAGCGGCGGCACCCTGGGCGGCGTGGCAGAAAAAACCCGCGAGGCCATGCTGGTGTGCGAGGCGGCCGGCTACGACGTGGTCATCGTCGAGACCGTGGGCGTGGGCCAGAGTGAGATCGCGGTGCATGGCATGACGGACATGTTTTGCGTGCTGCAACTGCCCAACGCCGGCGACGACCTGCAGGCCATCAAGAAGGGCGTCATGGAGCTGGCCGACCTGGTCGTCATCAACAAGGCCGACATCGACCCGCACGCCGCCATGCGCGCGCAGGCGCAGATCACGTCGAGCCTGCGCCTGCTGGCCATGCACGGCAACCCCGATCACGACTGGAAGGCCGGCCTGGTCTGGCGGCCCAAGGTCATCACGCTCAGCGCGCTCAAGAGCGAGGGCGTGGACGAGTTCTGGGCCGTAGTCAGCGAATTCCGCGCCATGCAGACAGGCAATGGCCGCTTGGCCGCGCGGCGCGAGCGCCAGGCCCTGGCCTGGATGTGGGAGCGCATCGACTTCGGCCTGAAGGCCGCGTTTCGCCAGCATCCGCAAGTGCAGGCGCTGCTGCCGCAACTGCAGCAGGACGTGGCCACAGGGCGCATTGCCGCCAGCACTGCAGCACGAAATCTGCTTGCAGCCCAATCAGGACAAGCGCTGACAGCTATCGATTGA
- a CDS encoding acyl-CoA carboxylase subunit beta: MQSILDQLEQKRELARLGGGQKRIAAQHKKGKLTARERIELLLDDGTFEEWDMFVEHRCADFGMQGNKIPGDGVVTGYGMINGRLVFVFSQDFTVFGGALSEAHAEKICKVMDQAMKVGAPVIGLNDSGGARIQEGVASLGGYAEVFQRNVMASGVIPQISMIMGPCAGGAVYSPAMTDFIFMVKDSSYMFVTGPEVVKTVTHEEVTAEELGGAITHTTKSGVADMAFENDVEALLMLRRLYNYLPLNNREKPPVRPSKDPADRADLSLDTLVPANPNQPYDMKELIQKTVDDGDFFELQPDYAKNILIGLARMEGQTVGIVANQPLVLAGCLDIRSSIKAARFVRFCDAFNIPVVTFVDVPGFMPGTAQEYGGIIRHGAKLLYAYAECTVPKITVITRKAYGGAYDVMSSKHLRGDVNLAWPNAEIAVMGAKGAVEIIFREDKNDPVKLAAREAEYKERFANPFVAGARGYIDDVILPHETRKRICRSLVMLREKKLENPWRKHGNIPL, translated from the coding sequence ATGCAAAGCATCCTCGATCAACTGGAGCAAAAGCGCGAGCTTGCCCGCCTGGGCGGTGGACAAAAGCGCATAGCCGCGCAGCACAAGAAAGGCAAGCTGACGGCGCGCGAGCGCATCGAGCTGCTGCTCGATGACGGCACCTTCGAGGAATGGGATATGTTCGTCGAGCACCGCTGCGCCGATTTCGGCATGCAGGGCAACAAGATTCCGGGCGACGGCGTGGTCACGGGCTACGGCATGATCAATGGCCGCCTAGTCTTCGTCTTCAGCCAGGACTTCACTGTGTTCGGCGGCGCGCTGTCGGAGGCCCATGCCGAGAAGATCTGCAAAGTCATGGATCAGGCCATGAAGGTCGGCGCGCCGGTCATCGGCCTGAACGACTCGGGCGGCGCGCGCATCCAGGAGGGCGTGGCCAGTCTGGGCGGCTACGCCGAGGTGTTCCAGCGCAACGTCATGGCCTCGGGCGTCATCCCGCAGATCAGCATGATCATGGGCCCGTGCGCCGGCGGCGCGGTCTATTCGCCGGCCATGACCGACTTCATCTTCATGGTCAAGGATTCGAGCTACATGTTCGTGACCGGCCCCGAGGTGGTCAAGACCGTGACGCACGAGGAAGTCACGGCTGAAGAGCTCGGCGGCGCCATCACCCACACCACCAAGAGCGGCGTGGCCGACATGGCGTTCGAGAACGACGTGGAGGCGCTGCTCATGCTGCGCCGCCTGTACAACTACCTGCCGCTGAACAACCGCGAAAAGCCCCCCGTGCGCCCGAGCAAGGATCCGGCCGACCGCGCCGACCTGAGCCTGGACACCCTGGTGCCGGCGAATCCCAACCAGCCCTACGACATGAAGGAGCTGATCCAGAAAACCGTGGACGACGGCGACTTCTTCGAGCTGCAGCCCGACTACGCCAAGAACATCCTCATTGGCCTGGCGCGCATGGAAGGGCAGACCGTGGGCATCGTCGCCAACCAGCCGCTGGTGCTGGCCGGCTGTCTGGACATCCGCTCCAGCATCAAGGCGGCGCGCTTCGTGCGCTTTTGCGATGCCTTCAACATCCCCGTGGTCACCTTCGTCGATGTGCCCGGCTTCATGCCCGGCACGGCGCAGGAGTACGGCGGCATCATCCGCCACGGCGCCAAGCTGCTGTATGCGTATGCCGAATGCACCGTGCCCAAGATCACCGTCATCACCCGCAAGGCCTATGGCGGCGCGTATGACGTGATGAGCTCCAAGCACCTGCGCGGCGACGTGAACCTGGCCTGGCCCAACGCCGAGATCGCCGTGATGGGCGCCAAGGGCGCAGTGGAAATCATCTTCCGCGAGGACAAGAACGACCCGGTCAAGCTCGCCGCCCGCGAGGCCGAATACAAGGAGCGCTTCGCCAACCCCTTCGTCGCCGGCGCGCGCGGCTACATCGACGACGTGATCCTGCCGCACGAGACCAGAAAGCGCATCTGCCGCAGCCTGGTCATGCTGCGCGAAAAGAAGCTGGAAAACCCGTGGCGCAAGCACGGGAACATCCCGCTGTAA
- the scpA gene encoding methylmalonyl-CoA mutase, with protein sequence MPACRFATFAKAPCHEPVLRPSFSSASLEDWAKAAAKSAPGGDVQALDWVTPDGITVKPLYTAEDTASLPYVNTLPGFEPYVRGPQATMYAVRPWTIRQYAGFSTAEESNAFYRKALAAGGQGVSVAFDLATHRGYDSDHPRVTGDVGKAGVAIDSVEDMKILFDGIPLDKVSVSMTMNGAVLPVLAGYVVAAEEQGVSQDKLSGTIQNDILKEFMVRNTYIYPPKPSMRIIGDIIEYTARNMPKFNSISISGYHMQEAGANQALELAFTLADGKEYVKTAIAKGMDVDDFAGRLSFFWAIGMNFYLEIAKMRAARLLWCRIMKGFDAKKPKSLMLRTHCQTSGWSLTEQDPYNNVVRTTIEAMAAVFGGTQSLHTNALDEAIALPTEFSARIARNTQLIIQEETHITNVIDPWAGSYMMEKLTQDMADAAWKIIEEVEAMGGMTAAVDSGWAKLKIEAAAAEKQARIDSGKEVIVGVNKYKLAKEDPVDILEVDNVKVRDSQIARLNGIKQKRDAGRVSRALDALSSAAQSGEGNLLGLAIEAIRARATVGEVSDALEKSFGRHRADTQMVTGVYATAYEGAEGWEKLKGEIDEFAARQGRRPRVMIAKLGQDGHDRGAKVVSTAFADLGYDVDIGPLFQTPEECARQAIENDVHAIGVSTLAAGHKTLVPAIIAALREQGADDIIVFVGGVIPAQDYDFLWQAGVKGIYGPGTPIPASAKDVLEQIKAALA encoded by the coding sequence GTGCCCGCCTGTCGATTTGCCACATTTGCGAAAGCTCCATGCCATGAGCCAGTCCTCCGCCCCTCGTTCTCATCTGCCAGCCTCGAAGACTGGGCCAAGGCAGCTGCCAAGTCCGCCCCTGGCGGCGACGTGCAGGCCCTCGACTGGGTCACACCCGACGGCATCACTGTCAAGCCGCTCTACACCGCCGAGGACACGGCCAGTCTGCCGTATGTCAACACGCTGCCGGGCTTCGAGCCTTACGTGCGCGGCCCGCAGGCCACCATGTACGCCGTGCGGCCCTGGACGATTCGCCAGTACGCGGGCTTTTCCACCGCCGAGGAGTCCAACGCCTTTTATCGCAAGGCGCTGGCTGCCGGCGGGCAGGGCGTGTCGGTGGCGTTCGACCTGGCCACGCACCGCGGCTACGACTCGGATCACCCGCGCGTCACCGGCGACGTGGGCAAGGCTGGCGTGGCCATCGACAGCGTGGAGGACATGAAGATCCTGTTCGACGGCATTCCGCTGGACAAGGTGAGCGTGTCCATGACCATGAACGGCGCCGTGCTGCCGGTGCTGGCCGGCTATGTGGTGGCAGCGGAGGAGCAGGGCGTCAGCCAGGACAAGCTGTCCGGAACCATCCAGAACGACATCCTCAAGGAGTTCATGGTTCGCAACACCTACATCTACCCCCCGAAGCCGTCGATGCGCATCATCGGCGACATCATCGAGTACACGGCCAGGAACATGCCGAAGTTCAACTCGATCTCGATCTCGGGCTACCACATGCAGGAGGCGGGGGCCAACCAGGCGCTGGAACTCGCCTTCACGCTGGCCGACGGCAAGGAGTATGTGAAGACCGCCATTGCCAAGGGCATGGACGTGGACGACTTTGCGGGCCGGCTGTCGTTCTTCTGGGCCATTGGCATGAACTTCTACCTGGAGATTGCCAAGATGCGCGCCGCACGCCTGCTGTGGTGCCGGATCATGAAGGGGTTCGATGCCAAGAAGCCCAAGAGCCTGATGCTGCGCACGCACTGCCAGACCAGCGGCTGGAGCCTGACCGAGCAAGACCCCTACAACAACGTGGTGCGCACGACCATCGAGGCCATGGCAGCAGTCTTCGGCGGCACGCAAAGCCTGCACACCAACGCGCTGGACGAAGCCATCGCCCTGCCCACTGAATTTTCTGCCCGCATCGCGCGCAACACCCAGCTCATCATTCAGGAGGAAACCCACATCACCAACGTGATCGACCCCTGGGCCGGCTCCTACATGATGGAAAAGCTGACCCAGGACATGGCCGACGCTGCCTGGAAGATCATCGAGGAGGTGGAAGCCATGGGCGGCATGACGGCCGCCGTGGACTCGGGCTGGGCCAAGCTCAAGATCGAGGCTGCCGCCGCCGAGAAGCAAGCGCGCATCGACTCGGGCAAGGAAGTCATCGTTGGCGTCAACAAATACAAGCTGGCCAAGGAAGACCCGGTTGATATCCTGGAAGTGGACAACGTCAAGGTGCGCGACAGCCAGATCGCCCGTCTGAACGGCATCAAGCAAAAACGCGATGCAGGGCGCGTCAGCCGGGCGCTGGATGCTCTCAGTTCTGCAGCGCAAAGCGGCGAGGGCAACCTGCTGGGCCTGGCCATCGAGGCCATCCGCGCCCGCGCCACCGTGGGCGAAGTCTCGGACGCACTGGAAAAATCCTTTGGACGGCACCGCGCCGACACGCAGATGGTCACAGGGGTCTATGCCACCGCCTATGAGGGCGCCGAGGGCTGGGAAAAACTCAAGGGCGAGATCGACGAATTCGCCGCCAGGCAAGGCCGCCGCCCGCGCGTCATGATCGCAAAATTGGGCCAGGACGGCCACGACCGGGGCGCCAAGGTCGTGTCCACGGCGTTTGCCGATCTGGGCTACGACGTGGACATCGGCCCGCTGTTCCAGACGCCCGAGGAATGCGCGCGCCAGGCCATCGAGAACGACGTCCACGCCATCGGCGTCTCGACGCTGGCCGCCGGCCACAAGACCCTGGTGCCGGCCATCATCGCGGCGCTGCGCGAGCAGGGCGCCGACGACATCATCGTCTTCGTCGGCGGCGTGATCCCGGCGCAGGACTATGACTTCCTGTGGCAGGCGGGCGTCAAGGGCATCTACGGGCCGGGCACGCCGATTCCGGCGAGCGCAAAGGATGTGCTGGAGCAGATCAAGGCGGCGCTTGCTTGA
- a CDS encoding type II toxin-antitoxin system VapC family toxin: MNIALLDAGPLIALFDQQDLAHDHYSHLLTTETSGWHLTTTWPCLVEASHFLLPAARWKMFDWVAMGGVSVFPFDPGHLEDMLTLMRRYTDRRSEMDFADASLVWAATETGITQIWTIDVRDFYRYRLPDGRAFEIL; encoded by the coding sequence GTGAACATCGCCCTGCTCGATGCCGGCCCGCTGATTGCACTGTTTGATCAGCAGGATTTGGCCCATGACCACTACAGCCATCTGTTGACGACAGAAACCTCAGGCTGGCACCTGACCACCACCTGGCCTTGCCTGGTGGAAGCCTCTCATTTCCTGCTGCCCGCCGCTCGCTGGAAGATGTTCGACTGGGTGGCCATGGGAGGTGTCTCGGTGTTTCCCTTCGATCCCGGACATCTGGAAGACATGCTGACCCTGATGCGCCGCTACACCGACAGACGCAGCGAAATGGATTTCGCCGATGCCTCTCTGGTGTGGGCGGCAACAGAGACCGGGATCACGCAGATCTGGACTATCGACGTGCGTGATTTTTATCGCTACCGCCTGCCCGATGGGCGTGCTTTTGAGATTCTGTGA